The following coding sequences lie in one Gammaproteobacteria bacterium genomic window:
- a CDS encoding LysR family transcriptional regulator, producing MNRYEELSAFVGVVDHGGFSAAAERMGSAKSAVSRRVGDLEARLGVRLLNRTTRRLSLTDAGRVLHERALRILADWEEAEQMVSADSTQLSGRLKVAAPLSFGIRYLGPVVAGFAKAHPDVQMEVDLGDREADLVEEGFDLAIRIGELADSTLVARRLNTVDMVCVASTAYLDTHDRPEAPEELNRHQGLRYTHAKRGATWRFRDRDGRVHQARPRTVLAANNGDHIAQACEAGLGVAMLPLFIAHDGIRSGTLERVLTDYRLDAVGMYLVYPPGRYSSRRVQVFSGHMADHFREKPPWEDCPGVKEGS from the coding sequence CGCGAAATCCGCTGTCAGCCGTCGGGTCGGTGACCTGGAAGCGCGTCTCGGTGTGCGGCTTCTCAATCGCACGACCCGCAGACTGAGTCTCACGGACGCCGGTCGCGTGTTGCACGAACGCGCGCTGCGAATCCTCGCCGATTGGGAGGAGGCAGAACAGATGGTGTCCGCCGACAGCACTCAGTTGTCAGGGCGACTCAAGGTCGCCGCGCCGCTCTCGTTCGGTATCCGCTATCTGGGGCCTGTCGTGGCGGGGTTCGCCAAGGCGCATCCGGACGTGCAGATGGAGGTGGACCTTGGGGACAGGGAGGCGGACCTGGTGGAAGAGGGCTTCGACCTCGCGATCCGGATCGGCGAACTCGCGGATTCCACCCTGGTGGCGCGCCGGTTGAACACGGTCGACATGGTCTGCGTGGCCAGTACGGCGTATCTCGATACCCATGACCGTCCCGAAGCGCCGGAGGAGTTGAATCGGCATCAGGGACTGCGATACACACACGCGAAGCGCGGTGCGACCTGGCGGTTCCGCGATCGTGATGGCAGGGTACATCAGGCCCGGCCCCGGACGGTGCTCGCCGCCAACAACGGCGATCACATCGCACAGGCGTGCGAAGCGGGTCTCGGCGTTGCGATGCTGCCTCTGTTCATCGCGCACGACGGCATTCGGAGCGGGACCCTGGAACGTGTGCTGACGGACTACCGGCTCGATGCGGTCGGTATGTACCTGGTCTATCCACCCGGCCGATATTCCTCGCGGCGTGTGCAGGTCTTCTCGGGACACATGGCCGATCACTTCAGGGAGAAGCCGCCGTGGGAGGATTGTCCGGGTGTGAAGGAGGGGTCCTGA